The following are encoded in a window of Candidatus Jidaibacter acanthamoeba genomic DNA:
- a CDS encoding IS3 family transposase, with protein sequence MSNNAAKTDIFEYIECWYNNKLRHSSLGYLSPNEFENLYY encoded by the coding sequence AACAACGCCGCTAAAACCGATATATTCGAGTATATTGAGTGCTGGTATAATAATAAACTTCGACATTCTTCTTTAGGATATTTATCTCCTAATGAGTTTGAAAACCTTTATTATAA